The following proteins come from a genomic window of Clupea harengus chromosome 22, Ch_v2.0.2, whole genome shotgun sequence:
- the LOC105893816 gene encoding phospholipid scramblase 1-like isoform X2, translating to MPAYGPPQIGMTPNPQRPTDCPPGLEYLTQIDQLLVNQKVELAEAILGWETNNKYMVKNTMGQQVFFAAEENDCCNRQCCGPMRSFVLHVQDNHGLEVLTLRRPLKCSACCFPCCLQELEVLAPLGIPIGYVIQDWHPYRPKFTIQNEKREAVLKIVGPICACKCCSDVNFEVVSLDELTAVGSISKQWSGLMREAFTDADNFGIKFPLDLDVKIKAVLFGACFLIDFMFFEHSK from the exons ATGCCTG CTTATGGGCCGCCTCAGATAGGCATGACGCCCAATCCACAGAGACCTACAGACTGCCCTCCCGGTCTGGAATATCTTACTCAA ATTGATCAACTTCTTGTTAATCAGAAAGTGGAATTAGCTGAAG CAATATTAGGATGGGAGACAAATAATAAGTATATGGTGAAGAACACCAtggggcagcaggtgttctttGCGGCAGAGGAGAATGACTGTTGTAACAGGCAGTGCTGTGGACCCATGCGCTCCTTCGTCTTACACGTTCAGGATAACCACGGCCTGGAGGTGCTCACCCTGAGGCGCCCGCTGAAGTGCTCCGCCTGCTGCTTTCCATGCTGTCTCCAGGAG CTGGAGGTACTGGCACCACTCGGAATCCCCATTGGATACGTCATTCAGGACTGGCATCCATATCGGCCCAAGTTTACCATTCAAAATGAGAAGAGGGAGGCTGTGTTGAAAATTGTAGGCCCAATCTGTGCATGTAAATGCTGTTCAGATGTGAATTTTGAG GTGGTGTCTTTGGATGAACTCACGGCAGTTGGCTCCATCTCCAAACAGTGGAGTGGTCTTATGCGAGAAGCCTTTACTGATGCAGACAATTTTGGCATCAAGTTCCCCTTGGACCTGGATGTGAAAATAAAGGCTGTCTTATTTGGGGCATGTTTTCTCATT GACTTCATGTTCTTTGAACACAGTAAATGA
- the LOC105893816 gene encoding phospholipid scramblase 1-like isoform X1, which yields MDAGVKSVALQPQRNTPIPAIPEMPAYGPPQIGMTPNPQRPTDCPPGLEYLTQIDQLLVNQKVELAEAILGWETNNKYMVKNTMGQQVFFAAEENDCCNRQCCGPMRSFVLHVQDNHGLEVLTLRRPLKCSACCFPCCLQELEVLAPLGIPIGYVIQDWHPYRPKFTIQNEKREAVLKIVGPICACKCCSDVNFEVVSLDELTAVGSISKQWSGLMREAFTDADNFGIKFPLDLDVKIKAVLFGACFLIDFMFFEHSK from the exons ATGGATGCTGGAG TTAAATCCGTTGCTCTTCAGCCACAGAGAAATACGCCCATTCCAGCCATTCCCGAAATGCCTG CTTATGGGCCGCCTCAGATAGGCATGACGCCCAATCCACAGAGACCTACAGACTGCCCTCCCGGTCTGGAATATCTTACTCAA ATTGATCAACTTCTTGTTAATCAGAAAGTGGAATTAGCTGAAG CAATATTAGGATGGGAGACAAATAATAAGTATATGGTGAAGAACACCAtggggcagcaggtgttctttGCGGCAGAGGAGAATGACTGTTGTAACAGGCAGTGCTGTGGACCCATGCGCTCCTTCGTCTTACACGTTCAGGATAACCACGGCCTGGAGGTGCTCACCCTGAGGCGCCCGCTGAAGTGCTCCGCCTGCTGCTTTCCATGCTGTCTCCAGGAG CTGGAGGTACTGGCACCACTCGGAATCCCCATTGGATACGTCATTCAGGACTGGCATCCATATCGGCCCAAGTTTACCATTCAAAATGAGAAGAGGGAGGCTGTGTTGAAAATTGTAGGCCCAATCTGTGCATGTAAATGCTGTTCAGATGTGAATTTTGAG GTGGTGTCTTTGGATGAACTCACGGCAGTTGGCTCCATCTCCAAACAGTGGAGTGGTCTTATGCGAGAAGCCTTTACTGATGCAGACAATTTTGGCATCAAGTTCCCCTTGGACCTGGATGTGAAAATAAAGGCTGTCTTATTTGGGGCATGTTTTCTCATT GACTTCATGTTCTTTGAACACAGTAAATGA
- the LOC116218483 gene encoding zinc finger and BTB domain-containing protein 24-like, whose amino-acid sequence MSAVQSHVAFILDNLAKKAVAEIITLFDNTFTAFIGELCKKQNEIDQLKKKLELPQADVNAVGSTVQEKPSVLSYDETSFNRQTSNEEEPKSDCSTVVVQWDFSDEQQYDFEGITDEEEWEDTLAGQSEDPVDCTRSEYDDSELGVLEFELKAAELDSLTEEEESATLALTHSQTSDVQHHENSSVPGKKEVGSPRKLHHLAVAETTETTTSETKEVRSLPAKKKKRRGTRKIKVAFNKTCPECRQAFYRPTDLKKHRFSHKQKQLLSCEWCGVTFCSEGQMVTHVRIHTGERPFHCDVCDKGFITKGQRKIHMWHHKSKEKGESCSLCGVDSTEALEGYTPRRSSRAVPCAKCGKTKPAT is encoded by the exons ATGTCGGCTGTACAGTCGCACGTTGCTTTTATTTTGGATAACTTGGCCAAAAAGGCAGTTGCTGAAATCATTACGTTGTTTGATAACACTTTTACTGCGTTTATCGGAGAACTTTGTAAGAAACAGAATGAAATTGATCAGCTGAAAAAGAAGTTGGAATTACCACAGGCTGATGTGAACGCGGTGGGAAGCACCGTGCAAGAGAAGCCTTCCGTGTTGTCCTATGATGAAACTTCATTCAATCGCCAAACGTCAAACGAAGAAGAGCCGAAATCTGATTGTTCCACGGTAGTCGTTCAGTGGGACTTTTCTGATGAACAACAATATGATTTTGAAG GAATCACTGATGAGGAAGAGTGGGAGGACACGCTAGCTGGACAGTCGGAGGATCCTGTTGATTGCACTAGATCTGAGTATGACGACAGTGAATTAGGTGTGCTGGAGTTTGAACTGAAAGCAGCAGAGCTGGACAGCTTGACTGAAGAAGAGGAGTCGGCTACACTGGCGTTGACTCATAGTCAGACCTCTGATGTTCAACACCATGAAAATTCATCAGTACCTGGAAAAAAAGAGGTTGGAAGTCCGAGAAAACTCCATCATTTAGCTGTGGCAGAGACCACAGAGACAACTACATCAGAGACAAAAGAAGTTAGGAGTTTACcagctaagaaaaaaaaaagaagaggaacgAGAAAAATAAAAGTAGCCTTCAACAAGACTTGCCCAGAGTGCAGACAGGCGTTTTATCGGCCAACGGACTTAAAAAAACACCGTTTCAgtcacaaacagaaacaactaCTGAGCTGTGAGTGGTGTGGAGTCACCTTTTGTTCCGAGGGCCAGATGGTGACTCACGTTCGTATTCATACAGGAGAGAGGCCTTTCCACTGTGATGTTTGTGATAAGGGATTTATTACCAAAGGCCAGCGCAAAATACACATGTGGCACCACAAGTCAAAAGAAAAAGGTGAATCTTGCAGCCTGTGTGGGGTAGACTCTACCGAAGCTCTTGAAGGCTACACACCGAGACGTTCCTCCAGAGCGGTACCATGTGCTAAGTGCGGGAAGACCAAACCTGCCACTTGA
- the LOC105893821 gene encoding zinc finger protein 432-like has protein sequence MSTTFQTQITAIMDVLAKAAIAEIGKLVEDDHVVIRLEMCRRENEIETLKKRLFLTERDLRNAQRTAIRVIPERVSVGVQVESLDDEYHLSNCNTVTQKTISKEEEKASTEDEITPFLHDGDGEMLHNLPQPTHSREEVNGSDFTLKREPEEVQVGQTPILSDCVYRSKGIHAQSGGGLIDKLVQSWPSFDEVNCQVEDEDPGCSYNTEQNSSSEGNLFSAATNEDSSRDFPEDIHLDLFNSVSVKEERVSMSVSQHFPNAIVQTKDGHPKDRVDMTVVQPQTHSRTDNGSSSYPLNMATLPTAASHGTPTFIPTDSQTHPTHAALGSHIHTTQLSSHSQAPTHSHTHSPYTHGLPPSRHLIVRPRTPGLLHRRGSVGLSASSHHRVFICSLCGKSYPRFCQLEAHQRSHTGVKPYRCTECGKRFTQKTRLKTHQSVHTGERPFSCRLCGKRFNRQDNCLRHERFHRAKNPSSRLSLGRGLSS, from the exons ATGTCTACTACTTTCCAAACACAGATAACTGCTATAATGGATGTTTTGGCAAAAGCCGCTATAGCAGAAATAGGCAAACTCGTAGAAGACGACCATGTAGTAATACGACTGGAGATGTGTCGGAGGGAAAATGAGATAGAGACTCTAAAGAAGAGATTATTTTTGACAGAGCGAGACCTCAGGAATGCCCAGCGAACTGCCATACGTGTGATTCCTGAACGGGTGTCTGTTGGTGTCCAAGTCGAGAGTCTTGACGATG AATACCATCTTTCGAACTGTAACACAGTTACGCAGAAGACCATTtcaaaagaagaggaaaaagcaTCTACAGAAGATGAAATCACGCCATTTTTACATGACGGGGACGGAGAGATGTTGCATAATCTGCCTCAGCCAACGCACAGCAGAGAGGAAGTAAACGGGTCCGATTTTACACtgaagagagagccagaggaagTTCAAGTCGGCCAGACACCCATTCTTTCAGATTGTGTGTATCGGTCAAAGGGCATACACGCGCAATCTGGTGGTGGACTAATAGACAAACTTGTACAATCTTGGCCATCCTTTGATGAAGTAAACTGTCAGGTGGAAGATGAGGATCCAGGCTGCTCTTACAACACTGAACAGAACAGTTCTTCTGAAGGAAACCTGTTCTCTGCAGCTACCAATGAGGATAGCTCTAGAGATTTTCCAGAGGACATACACCTTGATCTCtttaactctgtgtctgtgaaagaagaacgtgtgtccatgtctgtttCTCAACATTTCCCAAATGCTATTGTCCAAACTAAAGATGGCCATCCTAAAGACAGAGTGGACATGACAGTAGtgcagccacagacacactcaagaACAGACAACGGTAGCAGTTCTTACCCACTCAACATGGCCACTCTTCCCACAGCGGCTTCACACGGGACACCCACGTTCATACCCACAGACTCCCAGACACACCCGACACATGCAGCCTtaggctcacacatacacaccacccagctctcctctcattcacaggcacccacacattcacacactcactccccatacacacacggcCTCCCACCCAGCCGCCACCTGATCGTAAGACCCAGGACACCAGGTCTGCTCCACCGGCGAGGCAGCGTGGGCTTAAGTGCCAGCTCCCACCACCGTGTCTTCATCTGCTCGCTATGCGGCAAGAGCTACCCCCGCTTCTGTCAGCTGGAGGCGCACCAGCGCAGCCACACCGGAGTCAAGCCGTACCGCTGCACCGAGTGTGGGAAGCGCTTCACACAGAAGACGCGCCTAAAGACACACCAGAGTGTCCACACTGGCGAGAGGCCCTTCAGCTGCAGGCTGTGTGGGAAGAGGTTCAACCGGCAGGACAACTGCCTGCGGCACGAGCGCTTCCACAGGGCCAAGAACCCTTCCTCCAGACTCAGCCTGGGAAGAGGCTTGTCAAGCTGA